In Argopecten irradians isolate NY chromosome 11, Ai_NY, whole genome shotgun sequence, one DNA window encodes the following:
- the LOC138335805 gene encoding uncharacterized protein isoform X2, with protein sequence MLGRREERRLGRIGRLPLVTPLSPINRLVSRRQLRLLRRGRLLGIGRIGSPINLPGCTCRTTSRCFFRRTGVPCFNRFTGTLGTNCCPFPLIFPG encoded by the exons ATGCTTGGAAGAAGAGAGG AAAGACGTTTAGGTCGAATAG GGAGATTACCTCTTGTAACTCCTTTGTCACCTATAAATCGACTAG tATCACGGAGGCAATTGAGGCTATTACGTCGTGGTCGGCTCC TTGGAATAGGTCGAATTGGAAGCCCGATTA ATCTTCCAGGATGTACCTGCAGGACTACCTCCCGTTGTTTTTTCAGACGAACAGGCGTTCCTTGTTTTAACCGATTTACGGGTACCTTGGGAACTAATTGCTGTCCTTTCCCCCTCATATTTCCTGGATAA
- the LOC138335805 gene encoding uncharacterized protein isoform X1: MLGRREERLLGRRFDPLERRLGRIGRLPLVTPLSPINRLVSRRQLRLLRRGRLLGIGRIGSPINLPGCTCRTTSRCFFRRTGVPCFNRFTGTLGTNCCPFPLIFPG, from the exons ATGCTTGGAAGAAGAGAGG AAAGACTTCTGGGTAGACGTTTTGATCCATTAG AAAGACGTTTAGGTCGAATAG GGAGATTACCTCTTGTAACTCCTTTGTCACCTATAAATCGACTAG tATCACGGAGGCAATTGAGGCTATTACGTCGTGGTCGGCTCC TTGGAATAGGTCGAATTGGAAGCCCGATTA ATCTTCCAGGATGTACCTGCAGGACTACCTCCCGTTGTTTTTTCAGACGAACAGGCGTTCCTTGTTTTAACCGATTTACGGGTACCTTGGGAACTAATTGCTGTCCTTTCCCCCTCATATTTCCTGGATAA